A window of Perognathus longimembris pacificus isolate PPM17 chromosome 6, ASM2315922v1, whole genome shotgun sequence contains these coding sequences:
- the LOC125353598 gene encoding olfactory receptor 2W1-like, which yields METSNESSRTDFILLGFSDRPHLERIISGAVFIFYVVTLIGNTAIILVSYLDTQLHTPMYFFLSNLSAVDLCYTTSIIPQMLVNLWGPTKSITYGGCALQFFFALDLGATECLLLAVMAYDRYAAVCQPLHYMVIMHPGLCHKMVLISWLGGLGSALILCSLTLKLPRCGHRLVDNFFCEMPALVKMACVYSRVIEVVVLTLGVIFLLVPLSLILISYGVITRAVMRIKSANRWRKVLNTCGSHLTVVTLFYGTAIYMYMRPQKNNSQDEGKFLTLFYTIVTPSLNPLIYTLRNKDVKSALKRILKLKTVQQS from the coding sequence ATGGAAACAAGCAATGAAAGTTCCAGAACAGACTTCATCCTTCTGGGGTTTTCTGATCGCCCTCACCTGGAGCGCATCATCTCCGGGGCTGTCTTCATCTTCTATGTGGTGACTCTCATAGGAAACACAGCCATCATCCTGGTGTCTTATCTAGACACCCAACTCCACACCCCTATGTATTTCTTCTTATCGAATTTGTCTGCTGTGGACCTCTGTTACACGACCAGCATTATCCCCCAGATGCTGGTAAATCTGTGGGGTCCAACAAAGTCGATTACATATGGAGGCTGCGCACTCCAGTTCTTCTTCGCCCTTGACCTGGGAGCCACAGAATGTCTTCTCTTGGCtgtgatggcctatgaccgctatgctGCTGTGTGTCAGCCTCTCCACTACATGGTCATCATGCACCCTGGGCTCTGCCACAAGATGGTGCTGATCTCCTGGCTGGGGGGATTGGGAAGTGCCTTAATTCTTTGCTCATTGACATTGAAGTTACCAAGATGTGGCCATCGCCTAGTGGATAATTTTTTCTGTGAGATGCCAGCATTGGTCAAGATGGCTTGTGTCTATTCGAGAGTCATTGAGGTGGTCGTCCTTACTCTTGGAGTTATATTTCTTCTAGTACCCCTGTCACTGATTCTCATCTCGTATGGAGTCATCACTCGAGCTGTAATGAGGATCAAGTCAGCCAACAGGTGGAGAAAGGTCCTCAATACCTGTGGCTCCCACCTCACAGTAGTGACTCTGTTTTATGGGACAGCCATTTATATGTACATGAGGCCACAGAAAAACAATTCCCAGGATGAAGGAAAGTTCTTAACTCTGTTTTACACAATCGTCACACCCAGTCTTAACCCTCTGATCTACACTTTAAGAAACAAAGATGTAAAGAGTGCTCTGAAGAGAATATTGAAGTTAAAAACTGTTCAGCAATCATAA